In Cloacibacillus sp. An23, the following are encoded in one genomic region:
- a CDS encoding Hcp family type VI secretion system effector, whose translation MALTAYMKLKGKSQGDIKGDCEQGGDKKDSILVYATEHKVEIPKDTHTGLPTGQRIHHPYKITMAKSQASPKLYKACCTGEQLDVTVDYYRIKPDGTEEKYFTVKMENAIVVEMDQLTPLTFLPESKPYHDMEDVQFTYSKITWTYNDGNIEYTDDWKA comes from the coding sequence ATGGCACTTACAGCGTATATGAAATTAAAGGGAAAAAGCCAGGGCGACATCAAGGGCGACTGTGAGCAGGGCGGCGACAAGAAGGACTCGATCCTCGTCTACGCCACCGAGCACAAGGTGGAGATACCGAAGGACACCCACACCGGACTGCCGACCGGTCAGAGGATACACCATCCTTATAAGATAACGATGGCGAAGAGCCAGGCTTCGCCGAAGCTCTACAAGGCCTGCTGCACCGGCGAGCAGCTCGACGTCACGGTAGACTACTACCGCATCAAGCCGGACGGCACCGAAGAAAAATACTTCACCGTCAAAATGGAGAACGCCATCGTAGTCGAGATGGACCAGCTCACGCCGCTCACCTTCCTGCCGGAGAGCAAGCCCTATCACGACATGGAGGACGTGCAGTTCACCTACTCCAAGATTACGTGGACGTACAACGACGGAAACATCGAATACACCGACGACTGGAAAGCCTAG